A region of Deinococcus rubellus DNA encodes the following proteins:
- a CDS encoding DUF4397 domain-containing protein: MTRFNKSVLIAAALMLSVSASAQMSDAYVRVVHAVADAPNVDVYVDGTKTVSNAPFKAITPYGNVPAGSHEVKITAAGDANTVVFDGKLDLKAGTYYTVAAVGYLANLKPKIFTADGLNTDPGRAEINVYHLSPDGPRVQAIAVDLNNAALLPKGLSYGNMATLMVAPMAVNLNIVPFGATTPVVKNVAGLSVAGGKTYSLFALGTLGGKSFDVVATEDKLETGSMSGK, encoded by the coding sequence ATGACCAGATTCAACAAGTCCGTCCTGATCGCCGCCGCCCTGATGCTCAGCGTGTCGGCCTCCGCCCAGATGAGCGACGCCTACGTGCGGGTCGTTCACGCCGTGGCGGACGCCCCCAATGTAGACGTGTACGTGGACGGCACCAAGACCGTCTCGAACGCTCCTTTCAAGGCCATTACCCCCTACGGCAACGTGCCCGCCGGAAGCCACGAGGTCAAGATCACAGCGGCAGGCGACGCCAACACGGTGGTCTTCGACGGCAAGCTCGACCTCAAGGCCGGAACCTACTACACCGTCGCGGCTGTGGGCTACCTCGCCAACCTCAAGCCCAAGATCTTCACGGCCGACGGCCTCAACACCGATCCGGGCCGCGCCGAGATCAATGTCTACCACCTGTCGCCCGACGGCCCGCGCGTACAGGCCATCGCAGTAGACCTCAACAATGCGGCGCTGCTGCCCAAGGGTCTGTCCTACGGCAATATGGCCACCCTGATGGTCGCCCCGATGGCCGTCAACCTCAACATCGTGCCGTTCGGCGCGACCACCCCGGTGGTCAAGAACGTCGCGGGCCTGAGTGTGGCAGGCGGCAAGACCTACAGCCTGTTCGCGCTGGGCACCCTGGGCGGCAAGAGCTTCGACGTGGTCGCCACCGAGGACAAGCTGGAGACGGGCAGCATGAGCGGCAAGTAA
- the fdhD gene encoding formate dehydrogenase accessory sulfurtransferase FdhD: MPVGSATSPVETYRNAEFSAESDLLAVEEPLELRVGGDEGGAEEAFTLSVMMRTPGQDRELVTGWLWAEGLTDAVDDLAFSADTPNVVTLQGDSGRLRGAARATLTSAACGVCGSGSVERLSVRAAPPVWTAGTLDPALILALPERLLSDQPGFAATGGLHAAGLFTPDGTLLCIFEDVGRHNAVDKVVGWAARHGGLPLSDRILVTSSRAGFEIVQKSALAGVAVTVTVGAASSLAADTAGALGLTLVGFVRAGRFNVYAGAQRMKRI, translated from the coding sequence ATGCCCGTCGGGAGCGCCACTTCTCCGGTGGAGACATACCGGAATGCTGAATTCAGCGCTGAGAGCGACCTGCTGGCGGTGGAGGAGCCGCTGGAACTGCGGGTCGGCGGTGATGAGGGGGGGGCCGAAGAAGCGTTCACCCTCAGCGTGATGATGCGGACGCCCGGCCAGGACCGCGAACTCGTCACCGGCTGGCTGTGGGCCGAGGGGTTGACCGACGCGGTGGACGACCTGGCCTTCAGCGCCGACACGCCCAATGTCGTGACCTTGCAGGGCGACAGCGGGCGGCTGCGCGGCGCGGCGCGGGCGACCCTGACCTCGGCGGCCTGCGGCGTGTGCGGGTCGGGCAGCGTGGAGCGTCTGAGCGTGCGGGCCGCGCCGCCGGTCTGGACGGCAGGAACGCTTGACCCGGCGCTGATTCTGGCGTTGCCGGAGAGACTGCTCAGCGACCAGCCGGGCTTTGCAGCCACCGGCGGCCTGCACGCGGCGGGGCTGTTCACACCGGACGGCACGTTGCTATGCATCTTCGAGGACGTGGGCCGCCACAACGCCGTGGACAAGGTGGTGGGCTGGGCAGCCCGGCACGGTGGGTTGCCGCTGTCTGACCGCATCCTGGTGACCAGCAGCCGCGCCGGATTCGAGATCGTGCAGAAGTCGGCGCTGGCAGGCGTGGCCGTCACGGTCACGGTGGGGGCAGCGTCCAGCCTCGCCGCCGACACTGCCGGGGCGCTGGGGCTGACTCTGGTGGGCTTTGTGCGGGCCGGGCGCTTCAACGTGTACGCGGGCGCGCAGCGGATGAAGCGTATTTAG
- the trpS gene encoding tryptophan--tRNA ligase, giving the protein MSRVFSGIQPTGEPHIGNLFGAMFNYVKLGEQYGKNAIYCIVDLHAPTNPLAYDKGTLSRLTYEMALANMAVGLDPEQVIFFVQSHVREHAELSWLFTVQTPVGELERMTQYKDKAGKLESVPAGLLMYPVLMAADILLYKADTVPVGEDQVQHIELTREIARRFNHTFGDTFPEPRAVLTQDALRVPGVDGNGKMGKSKGPTSTIGVLEDFGSIWQKLRVAPTDPARVRRTDPGNPDICLIFDYHKLFSDLPTIEMVDVECRRAGIGCIDCKKALLSGIERTLMPIQERAAELNQQPERVYAALAHGAEQARAIAAPVMGEVREKMGFIKL; this is encoded by the coding sequence ATGTCACGGGTCTTTTCAGGAATCCAGCCCACCGGGGAGCCGCATATCGGCAACCTGTTCGGGGCGATGTTCAACTATGTCAAATTGGGCGAGCAATACGGCAAGAACGCCATCTACTGCATCGTCGATCTGCACGCGCCGACCAATCCTCTGGCCTACGATAAAGGCACCCTCAGCCGCCTGACCTACGAGATGGCGCTGGCGAACATGGCGGTGGGGCTCGACCCCGAACAGGTCATTTTCTTCGTGCAGTCGCATGTGCGCGAGCACGCCGAGCTGAGCTGGCTATTCACGGTGCAGACTCCCGTGGGCGAACTGGAGCGCATGACCCAGTACAAGGACAAGGCGGGCAAGCTGGAGAGCGTCCCGGCAGGGCTGCTGATGTACCCGGTGCTGATGGCCGCCGACATCCTGCTCTACAAGGCCGACACCGTGCCGGTGGGCGAGGACCAGGTCCAGCACATCGAGCTGACCCGCGAGATCGCCCGGCGGTTCAACCACACCTTCGGCGACACTTTTCCCGAGCCGCGCGCGGTGCTGACCCAGGACGCCCTGCGGGTGCCGGGTGTGGACGGGAACGGCAAGATGGGCAAGAGCAAAGGGCCGACCAGCACCATCGGCGTGCTGGAAGACTTCGGCAGCATCTGGCAGAAGTTGCGGGTGGCCCCCACCGACCCCGCCCGCGTGCGCCGCACCGATCCCGGCAATCCCGACATCTGCCTGATTTTCGATTACCACAAGCTGTTTTCCGATTTGCCGACCATCGAGATGGTAGACGTGGAGTGCCGCCGCGCCGGAATCGGCTGCATCGACTGCAAGAAGGCGCTGCTGAGCGGCATCGAGCGCACCCTGATGCCCATTCAGGAACGCGCCGCCGAGCTGAACCAGCAGCCGGAACGGGTGTATGCCGCGCTGGCGCACGGAGCCGAACAGGCCCGCGCCATCGCCGCGCCGGTGATGGGAGAGGTGCGGGAGAAGATGGGGTTCATCAAGCTGTGA
- a CDS encoding DedA family protein encodes MLAWLDSLNPFWLHLSSFALMFLEGMGIPGIPGFLPMLALSESIHAAQTTLWEALLSGTLGNWLGSLMGYRLAASLLTCLPQSWQRLARSKRTARLMQRYGGLLVVVSRTIGSLRTPVTLYAGASGYAWPAYLGWSALGAALHVGIWQTLIWRFGPQILEQFGQLQGQALPYLIGAAVIAAALAWWRWKRRGPLEEEVLEG; translated from the coding sequence GTGCTCGCCTGGTTAGACTCCCTCAATCCGTTCTGGCTCCACCTCTCCAGCTTCGCGTTGATGTTTCTGGAAGGCATGGGCATTCCCGGCATTCCCGGTTTTCTGCCGATGCTGGCGCTCTCGGAGTCTATCCATGCCGCGCAGACCACGCTCTGGGAAGCGCTGCTGTCGGGCACGCTGGGCAACTGGCTGGGCAGTTTGATGGGCTACCGTCTGGCCGCCTCGCTGCTGACCTGCTTGCCCCAGAGCTGGCAACGCCTGGCCCGCAGCAAGCGCACCGCCCGGCTGATGCAGCGCTACGGCGGGCTACTGGTGGTGGTCAGCCGCACCATCGGCTCGCTCCGCACACCGGTCACGTTGTATGCCGGGGCGAGTGGCTACGCCTGGCCCGCCTACCTGGGCTGGAGCGCCTTGGGCGCGGCGCTCCACGTGGGCATCTGGCAGACGCTGATCTGGCGCTTTGGCCCACAGATTCTGGAGCAGTTCGGGCAGCTTCAGGGGCAGGCGCTGCCTTACCTGATCGGCGCGGCGGTGATCGCGGCGGCGCTGGCATGGTGGCGCTGGAAACGCCGGGGACCATTGGAGGAAGAGGTATTGGAAGGCTAA
- a CDS encoding DUF1641 domain-containing protein encodes MANYIQYTPKPKTPQEKHADAEFESAEARTESLKLLRELHEAGVLDVLSKLVRGGEGLTSSVFHTLSGDTTLAAIRTLAELGKTLGSLNPQAVGQLGAAVEAGVSEGARRVAQGKGVGLADLLKLLNDKDVQLALGAVLGLLQGAGRSLREARGDTTNTPNQGEFDRHDQIQPTPNTPKRPAQPLRRR; translated from the coding sequence ATGGCCAACTACATCCAGTACACTCCCAAGCCCAAGACCCCCCAGGAAAAACACGCCGACGCCGAGTTCGAAAGCGCCGAGGCCCGCACCGAGTCGCTGAAACTGCTGCGCGAGCTGCACGAGGCGGGCGTGCTCGACGTGCTGAGCAAACTGGTGCGCGGCGGCGAGGGCCTGACTTCCTCTGTGTTTCACACGCTCAGCGGCGACACCACCCTGGCGGCCATCCGCACCCTTGCCGAACTGGGCAAAACCCTGGGCAGCCTCAACCCGCAGGCAGTGGGCCAGCTCGGCGCAGCGGTGGAAGCCGGCGTCAGCGAGGGCGCGCGCCGGGTGGCCCAGGGCAAGGGCGTGGGCCTGGCTGATCTGCTGAAGCTGCTCAACGACAAGGACGTGCAACTGGCGCTGGGGGCCGTCCTCGGGCTGCTTCAGGGGGCTGGGCGCTCGCTCAGGGAAGCGCGGGGCGACACCACCAACACGCCGAACCAGGGCGAGTTTGACCGCCACGACCAGATTCAGCCCACGCCCAATACCCCCAAGCGCCCGGCCCAGCCGCTCCGCCGCCGCTAG
- a CDS encoding segregation/condensation protein A, whose protein sequence is MTLTLDPPPAAHFSLFTFPGFSGTLLELAATLRAGRLLPGEVPLLRLTRELLGRITAQRLSPDEHAEALPVLASVIALKVRLLLPQPDTAPTTDFDDDSGLDGVLESVEALAELGELVSFLAQRRLERAGLIAARPLEIEWPRRVRPAVGRSGLEKLVKAAQSTVREVQVPLLSRERLTLAGALRALRAFGARLRTFTFLSVPVADWGERATYFSALLEGVKEGSFSAEQAEVFGDIEVRQLGEEV, encoded by the coding sequence GTGACCCTCACACTTGATCCCCCACCAGCAGCCCATTTTTCCCTCTTCACTTTTCCCGGCTTTTCCGGCACGCTGCTCGAACTGGCCGCCACACTGCGCGCTGGGCGGCTCTTGCCGGGCGAGGTGCCGCTGCTGCGCCTCACCCGCGAGCTGCTCGGCAGAATCACGGCGCAGCGGCTCTCGCCTGACGAGCATGCCGAAGCGCTGCCGGTGCTGGCAAGCGTCATCGCCCTCAAGGTGCGGCTGCTGCTGCCCCAGCCCGACACAGCCCCCACTACAGACTTTGACGACGACAGCGGGCTAGACGGGGTGCTGGAGAGCGTGGAAGCGCTGGCCGAGCTCGGTGAACTGGTGTCGTTTCTGGCGCAGCGGCGCTTGGAGCGGGCTGGCCTGATCGCGGCGCGGCCCCTCGAAATTGAGTGGCCGCGCCGGGTCAGGCCAGCGGTGGGCCGCAGCGGACTCGAAAAGCTGGTCAAAGCCGCCCAGAGCACGGTGCGCGAGGTGCAGGTGCCGCTGCTGTCGCGCGAGCGCCTCACCCTGGCGGGCGCTCTGCGGGCGCTGCGGGCCTTTGGTGCCCGGCTGCGCACCTTCACCTTTCTGAGCGTGCCGGTGGCCGACTGGGGCGAGCGGGCCACCTATTTCTCGGCGCTGCTCGAAGGCGTCAAGGAGGGCAGCTTCAGCGCCGAGCAGGCCGAGGTGTTCGGGGATATCGAGGTGCGTCAGTTGGGCGAGGAGGTTTGA
- a CDS encoding DUF4397 domain-containing protein, with product MIKSKMTALIAAALTLSVSASAQSMNMKSAYVRIVHAVSDAPAVDVYVDGTRTVANAPFKAVTPYGEVPAGMHKVMITAAGNMKAVVFSGSVNLKPGVYYTVAAAGYLKKVTPIIFYTSGLNKNKAKAEITVYHLAPDAPPVQALAVDMMKAPLLKGGLKYGYDRTLLVNPMGVNLDIVPYGKTMPVVKNVSGISVAGGKTYSLFAVGTLKNKNFDIIVTEDKLEMGSMGKK from the coding sequence ATGATCAAGTCCAAGATGACCGCCCTGATCGCCGCCGCCCTCACCCTCAGCGTGTCCGCCTCCGCACAGAGCATGAATATGAAAAGCGCCTACGTGCGCATCGTTCACGCTGTGTCGGACGCGCCCGCCGTGGACGTCTACGTGGACGGCACCCGCACCGTCGCCAACGCGCCCTTCAAGGCCGTGACCCCTTACGGCGAAGTGCCCGCCGGAATGCACAAGGTCATGATCACGGCGGCAGGCAACATGAAGGCCGTCGTCTTCAGCGGCAGCGTGAACCTCAAGCCGGGCGTGTACTACACCGTCGCAGCAGCGGGCTACCTCAAGAAAGTCACCCCGATCATCTTCTACACCAGCGGCCTCAACAAGAACAAGGCCAAGGCCGAGATCACCGTCTACCACCTGGCCCCCGACGCCCCGCCCGTTCAGGCGCTGGCCGTGGACATGATGAAGGCCCCGCTGCTCAAGGGCGGCCTCAAGTACGGCTATGACCGCACCCTGCTGGTCAACCCGATGGGCGTCAACCTCGACATCGTGCCCTACGGCAAAACGATGCCGGTGGTCAAGAACGTCTCGGGCATCAGCGTGGCGGGCGGCAAGACCTACAGCCTGTTCGCGGTGGGCACCCTCAAGAACAAGAACTTCGACATCATCGTGACCGAGGACAAGCTGGAGATGGGCAGCATGGGCAAGAAGTAA
- the fdhF gene encoding formate dehydrogenase subunit alpha, with the protein MTEKVRRDDVIQGAVDDASLQNSNEKHSGQTPLPHFYAGVTGTAGQPDAGPLRGGEAVSLQIDGGTFGAQAGELLIDAINRAQIDVAQVCYHPQLGSIQTCDTCIVEVGGQLVRACATPVREGLVVRTQTNAARAAQREGMDRILANHDLYCTICDNNNGNCTVHNTVELLGIEHQARPYQPKPYEIDNSNPFYRYDPDQCILCGRCVEACQNLQVNETLSINWEDTNPRVLWDGGQPIGDSSCVSCGHCVSVCPCNALMETSMVHEAGVFTGIPLTVFDAAVGVVKGTEASSGYGPIFKISEIESAIREGYVERTKTVCTYCGVGCSFDVWTKDRQILKVEPLNGAANGVSTCVKGKFGWDYTNSPERLKAPLIREHDGNQPYFREASWDEALDLIAWRMNEIKAQHGPDALAFVASSKATNEEAYLVQKLARAVVGTNNVDNCSRYCQSPATQGLWRTVGYGGDSGTIKDLEVARLILTVGTNTTESHPVLATRIKRAHKLHGQQLIVADIRKHELAERADVFLHPNPGTDFVWLSALSKHILDTGRAAQSFLDEHVNGLGDYRASLQDFTLEFAEAETGLSQDTLRQVANMLVAASDQTQDGGVCICWAMGVTQQMGGSETSTAISNLLLVTGNYMRPGTGAYPLRGHNNVQGASDFGAMPNMLPGYEKISSADTMAKWEAGWGVKLSREKGLDNTQMIDAMLDGRLHFLYLNGEDMGLTDANSNHAQEAFGQLSFMVVQDITMSDTAKFADVVLPASPALEKDGTFTNTERRIQRLYQAMSPYEDSKPDWEILQLVANRLGANWSYAHPSEIMLEAASLTELFAGVTYERLEGYKTLCWPVQADGSDTPLLYTEKFHTADGKALLYPAVYQPRAHAPTAEYDLHLNTGRMLEHFHEGNMTFHVPGIAAQVPDSFVEVSPELAAERGIQDGSAVRLVSSVGAVRLRALITERVQGKELYVPLNIRNAVDAVNRLTGSNKDTNTNTPAYKDTAVRLEVLGEDCAAPLPRSNHRYHKATPQKGVEVQRKWARPDYTFPGSSLPLSGDSLNARADAIGGDD; encoded by the coding sequence ATGACCGAGAAAGTGCGCAGAGACGACGTGATCCAGGGCGCAGTAGACGACGCAAGCTTGCAAAACAGCAACGAAAAGCACAGCGGGCAAACGCCACTGCCGCACTTTTATGCTGGCGTGACCGGCACTGCCGGGCAGCCCGACGCGGGGCCGCTGCGGGGCGGTGAAGCGGTCAGTCTCCAGATCGACGGCGGAACCTTCGGCGCTCAGGCAGGCGAACTGCTCATCGACGCCATCAACCGCGCCCAGATCGACGTGGCGCAGGTGTGTTACCACCCGCAACTCGGCAGCATCCAGACCTGCGACACCTGCATCGTGGAGGTCGGCGGTCAGCTCGTGCGCGCCTGCGCCACCCCGGTGCGTGAGGGCCTGGTCGTCCGCACCCAGACCAACGCCGCCAGAGCCGCCCAGCGCGAGGGCATGGACCGCATCCTGGCCAACCACGACCTCTACTGCACCATCTGCGACAACAACAACGGCAACTGCACCGTTCACAACACCGTCGAGCTGCTCGGCATCGAGCATCAGGCGCGGCCCTACCAGCCCAAGCCCTACGAGATCGACAACTCCAATCCCTTTTACCGCTACGACCCCGACCAGTGCATTTTGTGTGGCCGCTGCGTGGAGGCTTGCCAGAACTTGCAGGTCAACGAAACGCTGAGCATCAACTGGGAAGACACCAACCCCCGTGTGCTGTGGGACGGCGGGCAGCCGATTGGCGACAGCAGCTGCGTGAGCTGCGGCCACTGCGTCTCGGTTTGCCCCTGCAACGCCCTGATGGAAACCTCGATGGTGCATGAAGCGGGCGTGTTCACTGGCATTCCGCTGACCGTGTTCGACGCGGCGGTGGGCGTGGTCAAGGGCACCGAGGCCAGCAGCGGGTACGGCCCCATCTTCAAGATTTCGGAAATCGAGTCGGCCATTCGTGAGGGCTACGTCGAGCGCACCAAGACGGTGTGTACCTACTGCGGGGTGGGCTGCTCGTTTGACGTGTGGACCAAGGACCGCCAGATTCTCAAGGTGGAGCCGCTCAACGGCGCGGCCAACGGCGTCAGCACCTGCGTGAAGGGCAAGTTCGGCTGGGACTACACCAACAGCCCCGAACGCCTCAAGGCCCCCTTAATCCGCGAGCACGACGGCAACCAGCCTTATTTCCGCGAGGCCAGCTGGGACGAGGCGCTCGACCTGATCGCCTGGCGCATGAACGAGATCAAAGCGCAGCACGGCCCCGACGCCCTGGCCTTCGTGGCGTCGAGCAAGGCCACCAACGAGGAAGCCTACCTGGTGCAAAAGCTCGCCCGCGCGGTGGTCGGCACCAACAACGTCGACAACTGCTCGCGCTACTGCCAGTCGCCCGCCACCCAGGGCCTGTGGCGCACGGTGGGCTACGGCGGCGACTCCGGCACCATCAAGGACCTGGAAGTGGCCCGGCTAATCCTGACGGTGGGCACCAACACCACCGAGTCGCACCCGGTGCTGGCGACCCGCATCAAGCGCGCCCACAAACTGCACGGCCAGCAACTCATCGTGGCCGACATCCGCAAGCACGAACTGGCCGAGCGCGCTGACGTGTTCCTGCACCCCAACCCCGGCACCGATTTCGTGTGGCTCTCGGCGCTGAGTAAGCACATTCTCGACACCGGCCGCGCCGCCCAGAGCTTTCTGGATGAGCACGTCAACGGGCTGGGAGACTACCGGGCCAGCCTCCAGGACTTCACGCTCGAATTTGCCGAGGCTGAAACCGGGCTGAGCCAGGACACGCTGCGGCAGGTGGCCAACATGCTGGTGGCCGCCTCCGATCAGACGCAGGACGGCGGCGTGTGCATCTGCTGGGCCATGGGCGTCACCCAGCAGATGGGCGGCTCGGAAACCAGCACCGCCATCTCGAACCTGCTGCTGGTCACCGGCAACTACATGCGCCCCGGCACCGGCGCTTACCCGCTGCGCGGCCACAACAACGTGCAGGGCGCGTCCGACTTCGGCGCGATGCCCAACATGCTGCCCGGCTACGAGAAGATCAGCAGCGCCGACACCATGGCCAAGTGGGAAGCCGGCTGGGGCGTGAAACTCAGCCGCGAAAAGGGCCTGGACAACACCCAGATGATCGACGCCATGCTCGACGGCCGGCTGCACTTCCTGTACCTCAACGGCGAAGACATGGGCCTGACCGACGCCAACAGCAACCACGCCCAGGAAGCCTTCGGGCAGCTCAGCTTCATGGTGGTGCAGGACATCACCATGTCCGACACCGCCAAGTTTGCCGACGTGGTGCTGCCCGCCTCGCCCGCGCTGGAAAAAGACGGCACCTTTACCAACACCGAGCGCCGGATTCAGCGGCTGTATCAGGCGATGTCGCCCTACGAGGACAGCAAACCCGACTGGGAAATCTTGCAGCTGGTCGCCAACCGCCTCGGCGCGAACTGGTCTTACGCGCACCCCTCGGAGATCATGCTGGAGGCCGCCTCGCTGACCGAACTGTTTGCCGGCGTGACCTACGAGCGGCTGGAAGGCTACAAGACCCTGTGCTGGCCGGTTCAGGCCGACGGCAGCGACACCCCGCTGCTCTACACCGAGAAATTTCACACTGCCGACGGCAAGGCCCTGCTCTACCCGGCGGTGTACCAGCCGCGCGCCCACGCGCCGACAGCTGAGTACGATTTGCACCTCAACACGGGCCGGATGCTGGAGCATTTCCACGAGGGCAACATGACCTTTCACGTGCCGGGCATCGCCGCGCAGGTGCCGGACAGCTTCGTAGAGGTCAGCCCCGAACTGGCCGCCGAGCGCGGCATTCAGGACGGCAGCGCAGTGAGATTGGTGTCGAGCGTGGGCGCAGTTCGCTTGAGGGCACTGATCACCGAGCGGGTGCAGGGCAAGGAACTGTACGTGCCGCTGAACATCCGCAACGCCGTGGACGCCGTCAACCGCCTCACCGGGTCCAACAAAGACACCAACACCAACACCCCGGCCTACAAGGACACCGCCGTGCGGCTTGAAGTGCTGGGCGAAGACTGCGCCGCGCCGCTGCCGCGCAGCAACCACCGCTACCACAAAGCCACCCCGCAAAAGGGCGTGGAAGTGCAGCGCAAGTGGGCGCGGCCCGATTACACCTTTCCCGGCAGCAGTCTGCCGCTTTCCGGTGACAGCCTGAACGCCCGGGCCGACGCCATCGGCGGAGACGACTGA
- a CDS encoding alpha/beta hydrolase, with the protein MPVLKRSVLFALALTLPLGLAACAPAAQPVTVIGPSQSVTLNNAVTVPAVGERKATLIVYSGGKVKSGAYRWLGEALAPSGVQTVILGFPMDLAFFAPNRADEVLAALPAGEQVYLAGHSLGGVAAAQYLETHKGRVSGLILLGSYPADNVNLRGQDLRVLDLEAENDGLSTPAKVEDGLKRLPESTQLVKLPGAVHAYFGRYGDQAGDGTPTATREDTEARIVDAVRGFVLGQ; encoded by the coding sequence ATGCCTGTCTTGAAACGTTCGGTGCTGTTTGCTCTGGCGCTTACCCTCCCGCTGGGCCTGGCTGCCTGTGCCCCCGCCGCTCAGCCTGTTACTGTCATTGGCCCCAGCCAATCGGTGACGCTCAACAACGCCGTGACCGTGCCCGCCGTTGGCGAACGCAAGGCCACCCTGATCGTCTACTCGGGCGGCAAGGTCAAATCTGGAGCCTACCGCTGGTTGGGTGAGGCGCTGGCTCCCTCCGGCGTTCAAACCGTCATCCTCGGATTTCCGATGGACCTGGCTTTTTTTGCCCCCAACCGTGCCGACGAGGTGCTGGCCGCCCTGCCCGCCGGGGAACAGGTCTATCTGGCGGGCCACAGCCTCGGCGGCGTGGCGGCGGCGCAGTATCTGGAGACCCATAAGGGCCGCGTCTCGGGCCTGATTTTGCTGGGGTCGTATCCTGCCGACAACGTGAACCTGCGCGGCCAGGATCTCAGGGTGCTCGACCTGGAAGCCGAGAACGACGGCCTGAGCACGCCCGCCAAGGTGGAGGACGGCCTCAAGCGCCTGCCGGAAAGCACCCAACTCGTCAAACTGCCGGGGGCCGTCCACGCTTACTTTGGCCGCTACGGCGATCAGGCGGGCGACGGTACCCCCACAGCCACCCGCGAGGACACCGAGGCGCGGATCGTGGACGCGGTGCGCGGCTTCGTGCTGGGGCAGTAA
- a CDS encoding DUF2090 domain-containing protein yields the protein MTPDPMNTPAALYILPFDHRDSFEHGLFGFSPPLSAEQTKQVKAAKQVVYQGFVQAGVSLDSGGILVDEQFGSEILQDAHARGVLTACPAEKSGQDEFDFEYGSEYQAHIEAMNPTWVKVLVRYNPAGDAALNARQASTLAGLSKYLQQTQRPLMFELLVPDVADQPQADYDAQTRPGLMVQAIHELQDAGVEAQLWKVEGVGRREDAEALVQAARRGRRDDAALILLGRGADDAQVKRWLEVAAGVPGFIGFAVGRTTFWDALKRWRAGEISAEQASAEIARNYSGWIEVFEGGRGV from the coding sequence ATGACGCCTGACCCGATGAACACTCCCGCTGCGCTGTACATCCTGCCGTTTGACCACCGCGATTCGTTTGAGCATGGGCTGTTCGGCTTCTCGCCGCCGCTGAGCGCCGAGCAGACCAAGCAGGTCAAGGCGGCCAAGCAGGTGGTGTATCAGGGCTTTGTGCAGGCGGGCGTGTCGCTCGATTCGGGCGGCATTCTGGTTGATGAGCAGTTCGGGTCCGAGATTTTGCAGGACGCCCATGCACGCGGCGTCCTGACTGCCTGCCCCGCCGAGAAGAGCGGCCAGGACGAGTTCGACTTCGAGTACGGCAGTGAGTATCAGGCGCACATCGAGGCCATGAATCCCACCTGGGTCAAGGTACTGGTGCGCTACAACCCGGCGGGTGATGCGGCGCTGAATGCCCGGCAAGCCTCCACACTGGCCGGACTCTCGAAGTATTTGCAACAGACCCAGCGACCGCTGATGTTCGAGCTGTTGGTCCCGGACGTTGCCGATCAGCCGCAAGCGGACTACGACGCGCAGACCCGCCCCGGCCTGATGGTGCAGGCCATTCACGAGCTTCAGGACGCAGGTGTGGAGGCCCAGCTCTGGAAGGTGGAGGGCGTCGGGCGGCGCGAGGACGCTGAGGCGCTGGTGCAGGCGGCGCGGCGCGGTAGGCGTGACGATGCGGCCCTGATTTTGCTGGGACGCGGCGCGGACGACGCCCAGGTGAAGCGGTGGCTGGAAGTGGCCGCTGGAGTGCCGGGATTCATCGGCTTCGCGGTGGGCCGCACGACCTTCTGGGACGCCCTCAAGCGCTGGCGGGCAGGCGAGATCAGTGCCGAGCAGGCCAGCGCCGAGATCGCCCGCAATTATTCCGGCTGGATTGAGGTATTTGAGGGTGGGCGGGGCGTCTAG